From one Brachypodium distachyon strain Bd21 chromosome 4, Brachypodium_distachyon_v3.0, whole genome shotgun sequence genomic stretch:
- the LOC104584641 gene encoding uncharacterized protein LOC104584641 yields MEEDSSGRGPSVDGEVSTSAAAPALPGGSGSSGGGGGLLRERDVVREVFDLLVAEGYVTEVPSSGPQPHRRFLADARLGLLRARIKKLENMSIHQMISTQEIDTRAPPSYAHDSRLEEQNVDATTNFDLLEERNGTDDAFSTRSNTLYRQIREVLSCIFDEPSRLRQGTSEKKKVNVGLTQDCPGKEIVESEPSNENIQVAEKNLMEKLNKVLIDCVFFALPQVLIFYPRYEVKPKVDSETKSVQ; encoded by the exons ATGGAGGAGGACAGCAGCGGCCGTGGCCCCAGCGTCGACGGGGAGGTCTCgacgtccgccgccgcgcccgcgcttCCGGGTGGGAGCGGCtccagcggaggaggaggagggctgcTGCGCGAGCGCGACGTCGTCCGCGAGGTCTTCGACCTGCTCGTTGCCGAGGGCTACGTGACGGAGGTTCCATCCTCCGGACCCCAGCCGCACCGCCgcttcctcgccgacgcccgCCTCGGACTGCTTCGCGCGAG GATCAAGAAATTAGAGAATATGTCAATCCATCAGATGATCTCTACACAAGAAATCGATACGCGCGCCCCACCATCCTATGCCCATGACTCCAGG CTTGAAGAGCAAAATGTTGATGCAACAACGAACTTTGATTTGCTGGAAGAAAGAAATGGTACTGACGACGCTTTTTCTACCAG GTCAAACACATTATATAGACAAATTCGTGAAGTACTATCCTGCATATTTGACGAGCCAAGCCGCCTTAGACAGGGGACatctgagaaaaaaaaagtaaatgtTGGGTTGACGCAAGATTGTCCTGGTAAAGAAATAGTGGAAAGTGAACCTAGCAATGAGAACATTCAG GTGGCAGAGAAGAATCTGATGGAGAAATTGAACAAAGTGCTTATTGACTGTGTCTTTTTTGCTCTACCACAAGTTCTGATATTTTACCCAAGATATGAAGTGAAACCTAAAGTTGACTCTGAGACAAAATCTGTGCAATGA